A single genomic interval of Symphalangus syndactylus isolate Jambi chromosome 18, NHGRI_mSymSyn1-v2.1_pri, whole genome shotgun sequence harbors:
- the CCDC121 gene encoding coiled-coil domain-containing protein 121: MGSRRQGSHSKKTRSMPVILSPQRAGSGATGGPAAGVYSVAEAVKQFRAGPAGTGAGCSLQGCWAALRPFEHRTDKLRELSALVHCSRELQTQVPDASAHSWAVTLSELHSCRDLQDECLDSRFDEGPRRLLPPYHSLINNFVKPEKLTKVETRLKEKIVAEMTDLNEHIKQAQTQREQLLEESRKLHREKLLVQAENRFFLEYLTNKTEEYTKQPEKVWNSYLQKSGEIERRRQESASRYAEQISVLKTALLQKENIQSSLKRKLQAMRDIAILKEKQEKVIQTLQEETKKVQAETAAKTREVQAQLLQEKRLLEKQLSEPDRRLLGKRKRRELNMKAQALKLAAKRFIFEYSCGIKRENQQFKKELRQLIEQAQKLTATQSHLENRKQQLQQEQWYLESLIRARLRLQGSHNQCLNRQDVPKTTPSLPQGTKSRINPK, encoded by the exons ATGGGGTCCCGAAGGCAGGGCTCACACAGCAAGAAAACGAGGAGCATGCCTGTCATTTTGAGCCCACAGAGAGCGGGGAGCGGAGCCACTGGAGGACCGGCTGCTGGGGTTTATTCGGTAGCCGAGGCGGTTAAACAGTTCAGGGCTGGACCAGCCGGGACTGGAGCAGGGTGCAGCCTCCAGGGTTGCTGGGCAGCACTGAGACCCTTTGAGCACCGAACGGATAAACTACGGGAGCTTTCCGCACTTGTACATTGTTCCCGCGAGTTGCAGACGCAGGTTCCTGATGCTAGCGCTCATTCCTGGGCAGTCACCCTCAGTGAACTACACAGTTGCCGTGACCTTCAGGATGAATGCTTGGATTCCAG GTTTGATGAGGGCCCCAGAAGGCTCCTTCCACCGTATCATAGtctaataaataattttgtcaagCCAGAGAAGCTAACAAAGGTAGAGACAAGGCTTAAAGAAAAGATAGTGGCGGAAATGACGGATCTGAACGAACATATAAAACAAGCTCAAACCCAGCGGGAACAGCTACTGGAGGAGTCCAGGAAGCTACACCGAGAAAAGTTACTTGTCCAGGCTGAAAACAGATTCTTTCTGGAATACCTGACTAACAAAACTGAAGAGTACACAAAGCAACCTGAGAAGGTATGGAACAGCTATTTACAAAAAAGTGGAGAGATTGAACGAAGAAGACAAGAATCAGCCTCCAGATATGCAGAACAAATTTCAGTGCTTAAAACAGCGCTCTTGCAAAAGGAAAATATCCAATCCAGTTTGAAGCGGAAGTTGCAGGCAATGAGGGACATTGCTATATTAAAGGAAAAGCAGGAGAAAGTAATACAGACATTACAGGAGGAGACAAAGAAAGTCCAAGCTGAGACAGCTGCAAAGACACGGGAAGTACAGGCCCAGCTCCTCCAGGAGAAAAGATTACTGGAGAAGCAACTGAGCGAGCCAGACAGGAGGCtactgggaaagagaaaaagaagagagcttAATATGAAGGCCCAGGCCTTGAAGTTGGCAGCAAAGCGATTTATTTTTGAATACTCCTGTGGCATCAAGAGAGAGAACCAGCAGTTCAAGAAGGAATTACGGCAGCTAATTGAGCAAGCCCAGAAACTAACGGCTACTCAAAGCCACTTAGAaaacaggaagcagcagctgcagcaggaaCAGTGGTATCTGGAGTCCCTAATCCGGGCGAGGCTGAGACTGCAAGGAAGTCATAATCAGTGCCTAAACAGACAGGATGTTCCAAAGACCACACCCAGTCTTCCCCAAGGCACCAAATCAAGGATTAATCCAAAGTAA